A genomic window from Chlorobium phaeobacteroides DSM 266 includes:
- a CDS encoding ferrochelatase, with translation MRKKKYAVVIVTYGEVEKLTVGNLWPSSRRIVKVVTSQIVKLPDALVYFLADYRSTKHFIDWKLNHYRSSLLAINRAQKDAVEGFVAKSTHPVLSRVKVDIFDAYYFFPPYFDEMMREFQDTYDGVVVASMIPVESAFSCGLACRMIEEVYGDIRFTKVRMLTKLWMDERLQQIYVDYLFSQISPEVRSAKSGKIGLVLVIHGTLVRDKKGNPPKVFTGLDETIRFFEMMRSRIMADSGNIFQEIKQGCMNHSAGGEWTSDTVEKALRFFRAEGYDAVVMFPYGFFADNSETEYDARKQLDKSGFPLSQYVRCINGSPAFTRWLADRVLEELQVLYDLQNTYDSL, from the coding sequence GTGAGGAAGAAAAAATATGCGGTCGTTATTGTAACCTATGGTGAAGTTGAAAAGCTTACAGTTGGCAACCTGTGGCCGAGTTCAAGACGAATTGTCAAGGTTGTTACCAGTCAGATTGTCAAGCTTCCTGATGCTCTGGTCTATTTTCTTGCGGATTATCGTTCAACAAAGCATTTTATCGACTGGAAGCTCAATCATTATCGATCATCTCTTCTTGCCATCAACAGAGCGCAGAAAGATGCCGTAGAAGGTTTTGTCGCAAAAAGCACCCATCCCGTCTTGTCCCGCGTCAAGGTTGATATTTTCGATGCCTATTATTTTTTCCCTCCCTATTTTGATGAGATGATGCGGGAATTTCAGGATACATACGATGGCGTGGTCGTTGCATCCATGATTCCTGTAGAGTCGGCTTTTTCCTGCGGATTGGCCTGTCGGATGATTGAAGAGGTTTATGGCGATATCCGGTTTACAAAGGTAAGAATGCTGACGAAGCTCTGGATGGACGAGAGACTTCAGCAGATCTATGTTGATTATCTTTTCAGTCAGATATCTCCTGAAGTTCGGAGTGCCAAATCCGGAAAAATCGGGCTTGTTCTTGTTATTCACGGGACTCTTGTGAGGGACAAAAAGGGAAATCCTCCCAAAGTCTTTACCGGTCTTGACGAGACGATCAGATTTTTTGAGATGATGAGATCCCGCATTATGGCTGATTCCGGAAATATTTTTCAGGAAATCAAGCAGGGCTGCATGAACCATTCAGCAGGAGGGGAGTGGACTTCCGATACGGTTGAAAAAGCGCTCAGATTTTTCCGGGCAGAGGGTTATGATGCTGTTGTCATGTTTCCTTATGGCTTTTTCGCCGATAACAGCGAGACGGAATATGATGCGCGAAAACAGCTCGACAAGTCAGGTTTTCCTCTTTCGCAGTATGTCAGGTGTATCAATGGCTCTCCGGCTTTTACCCGGTGGCTTGCCGATCGTGTTCTTGAAGAATTGCAGGTGCTTTATGATCTGCAGAACACCTATGATTCGCTCTAA
- a CDS encoding tetratricopeptide repeat protein → MLVIDELESALREDPHNAEKLYDLAVAYLDLQRNSEAVTVLDRLIAERRRDARAFYARGVALLSLSSYRKAGCDFLRTLVLDPAFLAAYKHLGFIQLTLGKEDSAMKTLKKALELDPDCADLYCVLGDVYLDIGEADNAKVAFEKAFELEPENAEPHCKLAMYHLSKGDMKGLKREYEILKDLDADMADQIGSLFFENL, encoded by the coding sequence ATGCTTGTAATTGACGAACTTGAGTCCGCCCTTCGGGAGGATCCCCATAATGCCGAAAAACTCTATGATCTTGCGGTAGCTTATCTTGATCTTCAGAGGAACAGCGAAGCTGTAACTGTTCTTGATCGGCTAATTGCAGAGCGTCGTCGTGACGCGCGTGCTTTTTATGCAAGAGGCGTCGCCTTGCTTTCATTGAGCAGCTACCGGAAGGCAGGTTGCGATTTTTTAAGAACGCTGGTGCTTGATCCGGCTTTTCTGGCGGCTTATAAACATCTGGGTTTTATACAGTTGACGCTGGGAAAGGAGGATTCCGCAATGAAGACGCTCAAAAAAGCTCTCGAACTTGATCCTGACTGCGCCGATCTGTATTGCGTTCTTGGTGATGTATATCTCGATATCGGCGAAGCTGACAATGCGAAGGTCGCGTTTGAAAAGGCCTTTGAGCTTGAGCCTGAAAATGCCGAACCTCATTGCAAGCTTGCCATGTATCATCTGTCGAAGGGTGACATGAAGGGACTGAAGAGAGAGTATGAAATTTTAAAAGATCTCGATGCCGATATGGCGGATCAGATTGGAAGTTTGTTTTTTGAAAACCTATGA
- a CDS encoding NADH-quinone oxidoreductase subunit A has product MDQTLSSFGNVFAFLALGIVFVAGGYLTARMLRPSRPNPAKNSTYECGEEAVGSAWVKFNIRFYVVALIFIIFDVEVVFLYPWATVFKSLGVFALVEVLVFAGILILGLVYAWVKGDLDWVRPEPKVPQMPVMPDRKAEGGRA; this is encoded by the coding sequence ATGGATCAGACACTCAGCAGTTTTGGAAACGTTTTCGCTTTTCTTGCTCTCGGTATTGTTTTTGTCGCCGGGGGATATCTTACTGCCCGAATGCTTCGCCCAAGCAGGCCAAACCCTGCGAAAAATTCAACCTACGAGTGCGGTGAAGAGGCTGTTGGCAGCGCCTGGGTCAAGTTCAATATCAGGTTTTATGTCGTAGCCCTGATCTTTATCATTTTTGACGTTGAGGTTGTTTTTCTCTATCCCTGGGCAACGGTATTCAAAAGCCTTGGGGTCTTCGCCCTTGTTGAAGTTCTTGTTTTTGCCGGTATTCTTATTCTTGGTCTTGTTTACGCATGGGTCAAAGGTGACCTTGATTGGGTAAGGCCTGAACCGAAAGTTCCCCAAATGCCTGTCATGCCTGACCGAAAGGCTGAAGGCGGCAGGGCATAA